The following proteins are encoded in a genomic region of Streptomyces sp. NBC_01723:
- a CDS encoding ABC transporter ATP-binding protein: protein MCAVRGLTKTYPAQRGRRGVPATPEVRATDDVSLDIRRGEIFGLLGPNGAGKSTLVRQLTGLMRPDHGSVEILGHDVVRHPERAARILAYLGQESSALDELTVSLAAETTGRLRGLEVRRARAERDAVLDELGLTPLAARPIKKLSGGQRRLACFASALVGERPLLVLDEPTTGMDPVARRAVWAAVDRRRAERGTTVLLVTHNVIEAETVLDRVAVLDRGRVIACDTPSGLKEKVAGEVRVDLVWRETAPLHVPEVAALRDRVVESGRRWTLRLAPEEARAVVATVTGGAAFAALDDFTLATPSLEDVYLALGGAARQGLVRA from the coding sequence GTGTGCGCGGTGCGCGGACTGACCAAGACCTATCCGGCCCAGCGCGGCAGGCGCGGCGTTCCCGCCACCCCCGAGGTGCGGGCCACCGACGACGTGAGCCTGGACATCCGCCGCGGTGAGATCTTCGGCCTGCTCGGACCCAACGGCGCCGGCAAGTCCACCCTCGTACGCCAGCTCACCGGCCTCATGCGGCCCGACCACGGCAGCGTGGAGATCCTCGGGCACGACGTCGTGCGCCACCCCGAGCGGGCCGCCCGGATCCTCGCCTACCTCGGACAGGAGTCCAGCGCCCTGGACGAGCTGACCGTGTCGCTCGCCGCCGAGACCACCGGGCGGCTGCGCGGCCTGGAGGTGCGGCGGGCGCGCGCCGAGCGGGACGCGGTCCTCGACGAGCTGGGCCTGACCCCCCTGGCCGCCCGCCCGATCAAGAAGCTCTCCGGTGGCCAGCGCCGCCTCGCCTGCTTCGCCTCCGCGCTGGTGGGGGAGCGCCCGCTGCTCGTGCTGGACGAGCCGACCACCGGCATGGACCCGGTGGCCCGGCGCGCGGTGTGGGCGGCCGTCGACCGGCGGCGAGCGGAGCGCGGCACCACCGTCCTGCTCGTCACCCACAACGTCATCGAGGCCGAGACTGTCCTCGACCGGGTCGCCGTCCTCGACCGGGGGCGCGTCATCGCCTGCGACACCCCCTCCGGGCTCAAGGAGAAGGTCGCCGGCGAGGTCCGGGTCGACCTGGTGTGGCGCGAGACGGCCCCCCTGCACGTTCCGGAGGTCGCCGCCCTGCGCGACCGCGTCGTCGAGTCGGGGCGGCGCTGGACGCTGCGCCTGGCCCCCGAGGAGGCCCGCGCGGTCGTCGCCACCGTCACCGGCGGTGCGGCCTTCGCCGCGCTCGACGACTTCACCCTGGCCACGCCCAGCCTGGAGGACGTATACCTGGCACTGGGCGGCGCGGCGCGGCAGGGGCTGGTGAGGGCTTGA
- a CDS encoding NYN domain-containing protein, whose translation MDRCIVLVDAGYLLGAAASLLAGEPSRSRITVDHAALIQGLRDRAESDTGQPLLRIYWFDGAPDRVPQPEHRRLRVMPRVTVRLGALTRSDGRWAQKGVDAAMHAELTELARNRACSDVVLVTGDGDLLPGMMAAKEHGVAVHLWAVQAADGDYNQSEDLVAEADERRVLDRTWITKAVRAKELGGICAPPPVPRPEIAAILSAPLPESALAATAERPAQEPEHPTTAAGRNGAEERVPPAKGVPTPKDLAALRAPGAPHAPQPTTATLRWSSDKGWVDRPGAEPSEAASMPTLAQLTTAEQRWADREEDITTVGGDPYEVGQVFARRWLERLGDHGHLQKLSGMYPRIPHRVDGELLRYAARFGLLAHKDDQIDEHDRYAIRAGFWREIDVRTATERTPAAE comes from the coding sequence GTGGACCGCTGCATCGTCCTGGTGGACGCCGGGTATCTGCTGGGGGCCGCCGCGAGTCTGCTCGCCGGGGAGCCCTCACGCTCGCGCATCACCGTCGACCACGCCGCCCTCATCCAGGGGCTGCGCGACCGCGCCGAGTCCGACACCGGGCAGCCCCTGCTGCGCATCTACTGGTTCGACGGCGCCCCCGACCGCGTCCCGCAGCCCGAGCACCGCCGGCTGCGCGTGATGCCCCGGGTCACCGTCCGGCTGGGCGCCCTCACGCGCAGTGACGGCCGCTGGGCGCAGAAGGGCGTCGACGCCGCCATGCACGCCGAGCTGACCGAGCTGGCCCGCAACCGGGCCTGCTCCGACGTCGTCCTGGTGACCGGCGACGGCGACCTGCTGCCCGGCATGATGGCCGCCAAGGAGCACGGCGTCGCCGTCCACCTGTGGGCCGTACAGGCCGCCGACGGCGACTACAACCAGTCCGAGGACCTGGTCGCCGAGGCCGACGAACGCCGCGTCCTGGACCGTACGTGGATCACCAAGGCGGTACGCGCCAAGGAACTCGGCGGAATCTGCGCGCCGCCGCCCGTGCCCCGCCCCGAGATCGCCGCGATCCTCTCCGCGCCGCTGCCCGAATCGGCCCTCGCGGCGACCGCCGAACGGCCCGCACAGGAGCCCGAGCACCCCACGACGGCCGCCGGGCGCAACGGGGCGGAGGAGCGCGTACCGCCCGCCAAGGGCGTGCCCACCCCCAAGGACCTGGCCGCCCTGCGCGCCCCCGGCGCCCCTCATGCCCCGCAGCCGACCACCGCCACCCTGCGCTGGTCCTCCGACAAGGGCTGGGTCGACCGGCCCGGAGCCGAGCCGTCCGAGGCCGCCTCCATGCCGACGCTGGCCCAGCTCACCACGGCCGAGCAGCGCTGGGCCGACCGCGAGGAGGACATCACCACGGTCGGCGGCGACCCGTACGAGGTCGGTCAGGTCTTCGCCCGCCGCTGGCTGGAGCGCCTCGGCGACCACGGCCACCTGCAGAAACTCTCCGGGATGTACCCGCGCATCCCGCACCGCGTCGACGGGGAGCTGCTGCGCTACGCGGCCCGCTTCGGGCTGCTGGCCCACAAGGACGACCAGATCGACGAGCACGACCGGTACGCGATCCGGGCCGGGTTCTGGCGGGAGATCGACGTGCGGACGGCGACCGAACGCACCCCCGCGGCGGAGTGA
- the dnaE gene encoding DNA polymerase III subunit alpha has product MSKPPFTHLHVHTQYSLLDGAARLKDMFEACNEMGMSHIAMSDHGNLHGAYDFFHSAKKAGVTPIIGIEAYVAPESRRNKRKIQWGQPHQKRDDVSGSGGYTHKTMWATNRTGLHNLFKLSSDAYAEGWLQKWPRMDKETISQWSEGIVASTGCPSGEVQTRLRLGHFDEALKAAADYQDIFGKDRYFLELMDHGIEIEHRVRDGLLEIGRKLGIPPLVTNDSHYTYAHEATAHDALLCIQTGKNLSDPDRFRFDGTGYYLKSTDEMYAIDSSDAWQEGCANTRLIAEMIDTTGMFEKRDLMPKFDIPDGFTEVTWFQEEVRRGMERRFAGQVPEDRQKQAEYEMDVIIQMGFPGYFLVVADFIMWAKNQGIAVGPGRGSAAGSIVAYAMGITDLDPIPHGLIFERFLNPERVSMPDVDIDFDERRRVEVIRYVTEKYGADKVAMIGTYGKIKAKNAIKDSARVLGYPYAMGDRLTKAMPADVLGKGIDLNGITDSTHPRYSEAGEIRSMYENEPDVKKVIDTAKGVEGLVRQMGVHAAGVIMSSEPIVDHAPIWVRHTDGVTITQWDYPQCESLGLLKMDFLGLRNLTIMDDAVKMVKSNKGVDLDLLSLPLDDPTTFDLLQRGDTLGVFQFDGGPMRSLLRLMKPDNFEDISAVSALYRPGPMGMDSHTNYALRKNNLQEITPIHKELEEPLQEVLAVTYGLIVYQEQVQKAAQIIAGYSLGEADILRRVMGKKKPDELAKNFVLFQEGARKKGYSDEAIQALWDVLVPFAGYAFNKAHSAAYGLVSYWTAYLKANYPAEYMAALLTSVKDDKDKSAVYLNECRRMGIKVLPPNVNESMSNFAAQGDDVILFGLSAVRNVGTNVVESIIRCRKAKGKYVSFPDYLDKVEAVVCNKRTTESLIKAGAFDEMGHTRKGLTAQYEPMIDNVVAVKRKEAEGQFDLFGGMGDEQNDEPGFGLDVVFGEDEWDKTYLLAQEREMLGLYVSDHPLFGLEHVLSDKADAGISQLTGGDFGDGAVVTIGGIISGLQRKMTKQGNAWAIATVEDLAGSLECMFFPATYQLVSTQLVEDAVVFVKGRLDKREDVPRLVAMELQVPDLSNAGTNAPVVLTIPATRITPPMVSRLGEILTHHRGDSEVRIKLQGPTKTTVLRLDRHRVKPDPALFGDLKVLLGPSCLAG; this is encoded by the coding sequence GTGTCCAAGCCGCCGTTCACGCACCTGCACGTCCACACCCAGTACTCGCTGCTGGACGGTGCCGCGCGGCTCAAGGACATGTTCGAGGCCTGCAACGAGATGGGCATGTCGCACATCGCCATGTCCGACCACGGCAACCTGCACGGGGCGTACGACTTCTTCCACTCCGCGAAGAAAGCCGGAGTCACCCCGATCATCGGCATCGAGGCGTACGTCGCCCCCGAGTCGCGGCGGAACAAGCGCAAGATCCAGTGGGGCCAGCCGCACCAGAAGCGGGACGACGTCTCCGGTTCCGGCGGCTACACCCACAAGACGATGTGGGCGACCAACCGGACCGGACTGCACAACCTCTTCAAGCTCTCCTCGGACGCCTACGCCGAGGGCTGGCTGCAGAAGTGGCCCCGGATGGACAAGGAGACCATCTCCCAGTGGTCCGAGGGCATCGTCGCCTCCACCGGCTGCCCCTCCGGCGAGGTCCAGACCCGGCTGCGCCTCGGCCACTTCGACGAGGCGCTGAAGGCGGCCGCCGACTACCAGGACATCTTCGGCAAGGACCGCTACTTCCTGGAGTTGATGGACCACGGCATCGAGATCGAGCACCGGGTCCGTGACGGCCTGCTGGAGATCGGCCGCAAGCTCGGCATCCCGCCCCTGGTCACCAACGACTCGCACTACACCTACGCGCACGAGGCGACCGCCCACGACGCGCTGCTGTGCATCCAGACCGGCAAGAACCTCTCCGACCCGGACCGCTTCCGCTTCGACGGCACCGGCTACTACCTGAAGTCGACGGACGAGATGTACGCCATCGACTCGTCCGACGCCTGGCAGGAGGGCTGCGCCAACACGCGCCTGATCGCCGAGATGATCGACACCACCGGCATGTTCGAGAAGCGCGACCTCATGCCGAAGTTCGACATCCCCGACGGCTTCACCGAGGTCACCTGGTTCCAGGAGGAGGTCCGCCGCGGCATGGAGCGCCGCTTCGCGGGCCAGGTCCCCGAGGACCGCCAGAAGCAGGCCGAGTACGAGATGGACGTCATCATCCAGATGGGGTTCCCGGGCTACTTCCTCGTGGTCGCCGACTTCATCATGTGGGCCAAGAACCAGGGCATCGCGGTCGGCCCCGGCCGAGGCTCCGCCGCCGGTTCGATCGTGGCCTACGCGATGGGCATCACCGACCTCGACCCCATCCCGCACGGCCTGATCTTCGAGCGGTTCCTCAACCCCGAGCGCGTCTCCATGCCCGACGTCGACATCGACTTCGACGAGCGCAGGCGCGTCGAGGTGATCAGGTACGTGACGGAGAAGTACGGCGCCGACAAGGTCGCCATGATCGGCACCTACGGCAAGATCAAGGCGAAGAACGCCATCAAGGACTCCGCGCGCGTGCTGGGCTACCCGTACGCGATGGGCGACCGGCTCACCAAGGCGATGCCCGCCGACGTCCTCGGCAAGGGCATCGACCTCAACGGCATCACCGACTCGACCCACCCCCGCTACAGCGAGGCCGGCGAGATCCGCTCGATGTACGAGAACGAGCCGGACGTGAAGAAGGTCATCGACACCGCCAAGGGCGTCGAGGGCCTGGTCCGGCAGATGGGCGTCCACGCGGCCGGCGTGATCATGTCCAGCGAGCCGATCGTCGACCACGCCCCGATCTGGGTGCGGCACACCGACGGCGTCACCATCACGCAGTGGGACTACCCGCAGTGCGAGTCGCTCGGCCTGCTGAAGATGGACTTCCTCGGCCTGCGCAACCTCACGATCATGGACGACGCCGTCAAGATGGTGAAGTCCAACAAGGGCGTCGACCTCGACCTGCTGTCCCTGCCGCTGGACGACCCGACCACCTTCGACCTGCTCCAGCGCGGCGACACGCTCGGCGTCTTCCAGTTCGACGGCGGACCGATGCGCTCGCTGCTGCGGCTGATGAAGCCCGACAACTTCGAGGACATCTCCGCCGTCTCCGCGCTCTACCGTCCCGGCCCGATGGGCATGGACTCGCACACCAACTACGCGCTGCGCAAGAACAACCTCCAGGAGATCACGCCGATCCACAAGGAGCTGGAGGAGCCCCTCCAGGAGGTCCTCGCGGTCACCTACGGCCTGATCGTGTACCAGGAGCAGGTGCAGAAGGCCGCCCAGATCATCGCGGGCTACTCGCTCGGCGAGGCCGACATCCTGCGCCGCGTGATGGGCAAGAAGAAGCCCGACGAACTGGCGAAGAACTTCGTCCTCTTCCAGGAGGGCGCCCGCAAGAAGGGCTACAGCGACGAGGCCATCCAGGCCCTGTGGGACGTCCTGGTCCCCTTCGCCGGCTACGCCTTCAACAAGGCGCACTCCGCCGCGTACGGCCTGGTCTCGTACTGGACGGCGTACCTCAAGGCCAACTACCCGGCCGAGTACATGGCGGCCCTGCTCACCTCGGTCAAGGACGACAAGGACAAGTCGGCCGTCTACCTCAACGAGTGCCGGCGCATGGGCATCAAGGTCCTGCCGCCCAACGTCAACGAGTCCATGTCGAACTTCGCCGCCCAGGGCGACGACGTGATCCTCTTCGGCCTCTCCGCCGTCCGCAACGTCGGCACCAACGTCGTCGAGTCGATCATCAGGTGCCGCAAGGCGAAGGGGAAGTACGTCTCCTTCCCCGACTACCTGGACAAGGTCGAGGCGGTCGTCTGCAACAAGCGGACCACCGAGTCGCTGATCAAGGCCGGCGCCTTCGACGAGATGGGGCACACCCGCAAGGGCCTCACCGCGCAGTACGAACCGATGATCGACAACGTGGTCGCGGTCAAGCGCAAGGAGGCCGAGGGGCAGTTCGACCTCTTCGGCGGCATGGGCGACGAGCAGAACGACGAGCCGGGGTTCGGACTCGACGTCGTCTTCGGCGAGGACGAGTGGGACAAGACCTATCTGCTCGCCCAGGAGCGGGAGATGCTCGGTCTCTACGTCTCCGACCACCCGCTCTTCGGCCTGGAGCACGTGCTGTCCGACAAGGCCGACGCGGGCATCTCCCAGCTCACCGGCGGTGACTTCGGGGACGGCGCGGTCGTCACCATCGGCGGCATCATCTCCGGCCTCCAGCGCAAGATGACCAAGCAGGGCAACGCCTGGGCCATCGCCACCGTCGAGGACCTGGCCGGCTCGCTGGAGTGCATGTTCTTCCCGGCGACCTACCAGCTGGTGTCCACCCAACTCGTCGAGGACGCCGTGGTCTTCGTCAAGGGCAGGCTGGACAAGCGGGAGGACGTGCCGCGGCTGGTCGCGATGGAGCTCCAGGTCCCCGACCTGTCCAACGCGGGCACCAACGCGCCCGTGGTCCTCACCATCCCGGCCACCCGCATCACGCCGCCGATGGTCAGCCGTCTCGGCGAGATCCTCACCCACCACCGGGGCGACAGCGAGGTGCGGATCAAGCTCCAGGGCCCGACGAAGACGACGGTGCTCCGGCTGGACCGGCACCGGGTCAAGCCCGATCCGGCGCTCTTCGGCGACCTGAAGGTGCTGCTCGGGCCGTCCTGCCTGGCGGGCTGA
- a CDS encoding DUF2252 domain-containing protein, whose amino-acid sequence MSVPQLNEEHRGEEILAVFDTAFGQLLAADPAAFRVKFRKMAASAFAFYRGTACLFYHDLTVDREFGGQDGGPYLDERTSRVWIHGDLHAENFGTYMDSTGRLIFNVNDFDEAYVGPFTWDLKRFAASIALIGYAKAFSDEQITELVRVYAGAYRERIHALATGAKSDEVPPFTLDTAEGPLLGALRVARSLTRFGLLDSMTEIRDFERRFAPGGGAVELDAATRYKVLAAFDGYLETLPESSLARPDSYRVKDVVGRRGIGIGSAGLPSYNILLEGNSDALENDVVIYIKQAQTPAVSRHITDPAIRDYFQHEGHRTVISQRALQAHADPWLGWTELDGSGQLVAEVSPYAVDLDWGDIDDPEEIAEVVADLGRATATMHAAADDQSGESLVPFSTERAIDAAIAADEENFAPLLTDFAHRYGARARADHQTFVDLFRNGRIPGL is encoded by the coding sequence ATGTCGGTCCCGCAGCTCAACGAGGAGCACCGCGGCGAGGAGATCCTCGCCGTCTTCGACACCGCCTTCGGCCAGCTGCTGGCCGCGGACCCGGCGGCGTTCCGCGTGAAGTTCCGGAAGATGGCGGCCTCGGCCTTCGCGTTCTACCGGGGCACGGCATGCCTCTTTTACCACGATTTGACCGTGGACCGTGAGTTCGGTGGGCAGGACGGTGGCCCCTACCTGGACGAGCGGACCTCCCGGGTGTGGATCCACGGCGACCTGCACGCCGAGAACTTCGGCACGTACATGGACTCCACCGGCCGGCTGATCTTCAACGTCAACGACTTCGACGAGGCCTACGTCGGCCCCTTCACCTGGGACCTCAAGCGCTTCGCCGCCTCCATCGCGCTGATCGGGTACGCGAAGGCGTTCAGCGACGAGCAGATCACCGAGCTGGTGCGGGTGTACGCGGGCGCGTACCGCGAGCGGATCCACGCCCTGGCCACCGGCGCCAAGAGCGACGAGGTGCCGCCCTTCACGCTGGACACCGCGGAGGGGCCGCTGCTGGGCGCGCTGCGGGTGGCCCGCTCCCTGACCCGCTTCGGGCTGCTGGACTCGATGACCGAGATCCGCGACTTCGAGCGACGCTTCGCCCCCGGCGGCGGCGCCGTCGAGCTGGACGCCGCCACCCGCTACAAGGTGCTCGCGGCCTTCGACGGCTACCTGGAGACGCTCCCGGAGTCCTCCCTGGCCCGCCCCGACTCCTACCGCGTCAAGGACGTCGTGGGCCGCCGGGGCATCGGCATCGGCTCGGCCGGCCTGCCCTCGTACAACATCCTTCTGGAGGGCAACAGCGACGCCCTGGAGAACGACGTCGTGATCTACATCAAGCAGGCCCAGACCCCGGCGGTCTCGCGGCACATCACCGACCCGGCGATCCGGGACTACTTCCAGCACGAGGGCCACCGCACGGTGATCTCCCAGCGCGCCCTGCAGGCGCACGCCGACCCGTGGCTGGGCTGGACCGAGCTGGACGGCTCCGGCCAGCTGGTCGCCGAGGTCTCGCCGTACGCCGTCGACCTGGACTGGGGCGACATCGACGACCCGGAGGAGATCGCCGAGGTCGTCGCCGACCTGGGCCGGGCCACGGCCACCATGCACGCGGCGGCCGACGACCAGTCCGGTGAGTCGCTGGTGCCGTTCTCCACCGAGCGGGCGATCGACGCGGCGATCGCGGCCGACGAGGAGAATTTCGCCCCCCTGCTGACCGACTTCGCGCACCGGTACGGCGCACGCGCGCGTGCCGACCACCAGACCTTCGTCGACCTCTTCCGCAACGGCCGCATTCCGGGTCTGTAA
- a CDS encoding DsbA family protein, which produces MSKRNSQAAKTAARERLRQERERQAKRDKVKRQGIVAAAIVGVLAIAGGISYAVVQGNQPSKWEAAADAKVVAPANTSGKDGTTVTMGESKTDNTVHLYEDPRCPACASFEQNIGETVNKGMEDGDYKLSFTIGTFLDGNLSGEGSKNALSALGAALNVSPEAFIDYKTALYSSEYHPEESSDEFAKDDYLIKVANSVDALKNNKKFQDAVEKGTYDAWAMRMSKSFDTAEGVQSTPTIKINDKVIENPSSVADWEKALKDAKVTK; this is translated from the coding sequence ATGAGCAAGCGGAACAGCCAGGCGGCGAAGACGGCGGCCCGTGAGCGCCTGCGCCAGGAGCGCGAGCGTCAGGCCAAGCGCGACAAGGTCAAGCGGCAGGGCATCGTGGCCGCCGCCATCGTCGGCGTGCTGGCGATAGCCGGCGGCATCAGCTACGCCGTCGTCCAGGGCAACCAGCCCTCGAAGTGGGAGGCGGCCGCCGACGCCAAGGTGGTGGCCCCGGCCAACACCTCGGGCAAGGACGGCACCACGGTCACCATGGGCGAGTCCAAGACCGACAACACCGTCCACCTCTACGAGGACCCGCGCTGCCCGGCCTGCGCCTCCTTCGAGCAGAACATCGGCGAGACCGTCAACAAGGGCATGGAGGACGGCGACTACAAGCTCTCCTTCACCATCGGCACCTTCCTCGACGGCAACCTGAGCGGCGAGGGTTCGAAGAACGCGCTCAGCGCCCTCGGCGCCGCGCTCAACGTCAGCCCCGAGGCGTTCATCGACTACAAGACCGCCCTGTACTCCTCCGAGTACCACCCGGAGGAGTCCAGCGACGAGTTCGCCAAGGACGACTACCTGATCAAGGTGGCGAACTCGGTCGACGCCCTGAAGAACAACAAGAAGTTCCAGGACGCCGTCGAGAAGGGCACCTACGACGCCTGGGCGATGCGGATGAGCAAGTCCTTCGACACCGCCGAGGGCGTCCAGTCGACCCCGACCATCAAGATCAACGACAAGGTGATCGAGAACCCCAGCTCGGTCGCCGACTGGGAGAAGGCGCTCAAGGACGCCAAGGTCACCAAGTGA
- a CDS encoding alkaline phosphatase D family protein, translated as MTSRHRSSEIPVPSPAESAGARTPSRRTVVKAAAAGAVLAAPLAAALPAGAADTAPAFLHGVASGDPLPDGVLLWTRVTPAPEAIPGSGAGPDTAVSWVVATDKALTNIVAKGSVTATAGSDHTVKADVRGLAPATDYWFRFSAGPTDSPVARTRTAPAADAAVSGLRFGVVSCANWEAGYFSSYRHLADRGDLDAWLHLGDYIYEYGTGEYGTRDTVVRPHAPAHEILTLADYRARHGRYKTDPDLQALHATAPVVAIWDDHEIANDTWSGGAENHTEGTEGSWAARQTAAKRAYFEWMPVRPAIAGTTYRRLRFGKLADLSLLDLRTYRSQQVGIGEGEVDDPDRTVTGRAQLDWLKSGLAASDTAWRLVGNPVMMSPFAIGSLSAELLKPLAELLGLPREGLALNTDQWDGYTDDRRELLAHLRANAVRNTVFLTGDIHMAWANDVPYNAGTYPLSASAATEFVVTSVTSDNLDDIVKVPEGTVSAIAAPVIRAANRHVHWVDTDRHGYGVLDITAERAQMDYYAVSDRTDPDATSRWVRSYRTRSGTQRVERVYSPA; from the coding sequence GTGACCAGTCGACACAGATCGTCCGAGATTCCCGTCCCGTCGCCCGCCGAGTCCGCGGGCGCCCGAACTCCGAGCCGCCGTACGGTCGTCAAGGCCGCGGCGGCCGGCGCCGTCCTGGCCGCCCCGCTCGCCGCCGCCCTGCCCGCGGGCGCCGCCGACACCGCCCCGGCCTTCCTGCACGGCGTCGCCTCCGGCGACCCGCTGCCCGACGGCGTCCTGCTCTGGACCCGCGTGACGCCGGCGCCCGAGGCCATACCGGGGTCGGGAGCCGGTCCCGACACCGCGGTGAGCTGGGTCGTCGCCACCGACAAGGCCCTCACGAACATCGTCGCCAAGGGCTCCGTCACCGCGACCGCGGGCTCCGACCACACCGTCAAGGCGGACGTCCGCGGTCTCGCCCCCGCCACGGACTACTGGTTCCGCTTCTCCGCGGGCCCCACCGACTCCCCCGTCGCCCGCACCCGCACCGCGCCGGCGGCCGACGCGGCCGTCTCCGGGCTGCGGTTCGGCGTCGTCTCCTGCGCCAACTGGGAGGCCGGGTACTTCTCGTCGTACCGCCATCTCGCGGACCGCGGCGACCTGGACGCCTGGCTGCACCTGGGCGACTACATCTACGAGTACGGCACCGGCGAGTACGGCACCCGGGACACCGTTGTACGGCCGCACGCCCCGGCCCACGAGATCCTCACCCTCGCCGACTACCGCGCACGGCACGGCCGGTACAAGACCGACCCCGACCTCCAGGCGCTGCACGCCACCGCGCCGGTCGTGGCCATCTGGGACGACCACGAGATCGCCAACGACACCTGGTCGGGCGGCGCCGAGAACCACACCGAGGGCACCGAGGGCTCCTGGGCGGCGCGTCAGACCGCCGCCAAGCGGGCCTACTTCGAGTGGATGCCGGTGCGCCCGGCGATCGCCGGCACCACCTACCGGCGGCTGCGCTTCGGCAAGCTGGCCGACCTGTCGCTGCTGGACCTGCGCACCTACCGCTCCCAGCAGGTGGGCATCGGCGAGGGCGAGGTCGACGACCCGGACCGCACCGTGACCGGCCGCGCCCAACTGGACTGGCTCAAGTCCGGCCTCGCCGCCTCGGACACCGCCTGGCGGCTGGTCGGCAACCCGGTGATGATGTCGCCGTTCGCGATCGGCTCGCTCTCCGCCGAGCTGCTCAAGCCGCTCGCCGAGCTGCTCGGCCTGCCCAGGGAGGGCCTCGCCCTCAACACCGACCAGTGGGACGGCTACACCGACGACCGCCGGGAACTGCTGGCGCACCTGCGCGCGAACGCCGTCCGCAACACCGTGTTCCTCACCGGCGACATCCACATGGCGTGGGCCAACGACGTGCCGTACAACGCCGGCACGTACCCGCTGTCCGCCTCCGCCGCCACGGAGTTCGTCGTCACCTCGGTGACCTCCGACAACCTCGACGACATCGTGAAGGTCCCCGAGGGCACCGTCTCGGCGATCGCGGCACCGGTCATCCGGGCCGCGAACCGGCACGTGCACTGGGTCGACACCGACCGGCACGGCTACGGCGTGCTGGACATCACGGCGGAGCGCGCGCAGATGGACTACTACGCCGTCTCAGACCGCACCGACCCGGACGCCACGTCCCGGTGGGTCCGCTCCTACCGCACCCGCAGCGGCACCCAGCGGGTGGAGCGCGTCTACTCGCCCGCCTGA
- a CDS encoding dienelactone hydrolase family protein yields MFAHRAVTPGWHHGLMNIVLFHSTLGPRPAVRQAADRLRDAGHQVWTPDLYEGRTFDTVEEGMAHQDGIGREELLKRAVLAAAPYSERGLVYAGFSLGASIAQTLALGDHRARGLLLLHGTSDIAANAAVDDLPVQLHVAEPDAFETDDWLSAWYLQMGRIGADVEVHRYPGAGHLYTDPELPDYDEEAAEATWRVALGFLDSLREETAQAGE; encoded by the coding sequence ATCTTCGCGCATCGCGCTGTCACACCCGGCTGGCACCATGGCCTCATGAACATCGTGCTCTTTCACTCGACCCTCGGCCCGAGGCCCGCGGTGCGGCAGGCCGCCGACCGGCTGCGCGACGCCGGGCACCAGGTCTGGACCCCGGACCTCTACGAGGGCCGGACCTTCGACACGGTCGAGGAGGGCATGGCCCACCAGGACGGGATCGGCCGGGAGGAACTGCTCAAGCGGGCCGTGCTGGCCGCCGCCCCGTATTCCGAGCGGGGACTGGTGTACGCCGGGTTCTCCCTCGGCGCGTCCATCGCCCAGACCCTCGCCCTCGGCGACCACCGGGCGCGCGGACTGCTCCTGCTGCACGGCACCTCGGACATCGCGGCCAACGCCGCGGTCGACGACCTGCCGGTCCAGCTGCACGTGGCCGAGCCGGACGCCTTCGAGACGGACGACTGGCTCAGCGCCTGGTATCTCCAGATGGGCCGGATCGGCGCCGACGTGGAGGTCCACCGCTACCCGGGGGCGGGCCACCTCTACACCGACCCCGAGCTGCCGGACTACGACGAGGAGGCGGCCGAGGCCACCTGGCGGGTGGCGCTCGGCTTCCTCGACTCGCTTAGGGAGGAGACGGCTCAGGCGGGCGAGTAG